One Streptomyces sp. NBC_00554 DNA segment encodes these proteins:
- a CDS encoding MBL fold metallo-hydrolase, with amino-acid sequence MKLTVVGCSGSFPSAESACSSYLVEADGFRLLLDMGNGALGELQRHCGLYDLDAIFLSHLHADHCIDMCAYFVARYYRHDGGRADPIPVYGPEGTEHRLTTAYADTPSASSMSEVFDFHTVKPGTFEVGPFTLHTERVRHPVEAYGIRVEHGGRSLTYSGDTGVSESLDELARDTDLFLCEAAFTHGKENIPDLHLNGREAGETATRAGARRLLLTHIPPWTDPQINLADAREVYDGPLELAAPRASYEI; translated from the coding sequence ATGAAGCTCACCGTCGTCGGCTGCTCGGGGTCGTTCCCGTCCGCGGAATCGGCCTGTTCGAGCTACCTCGTAGAGGCCGACGGCTTCCGGCTGCTTCTCGACATGGGCAACGGTGCCCTTGGCGAGCTGCAGCGCCACTGCGGTCTTTACGACCTCGACGCGATCTTCCTCAGCCATCTGCACGCCGACCACTGCATCGACATGTGCGCGTACTTCGTCGCGCGCTACTACCGCCACGACGGCGGCCGCGCCGACCCGATCCCGGTCTACGGACCCGAGGGCACGGAGCACCGCCTGACCACCGCGTACGCGGACACCCCCAGCGCCTCGTCGATGAGCGAGGTGTTCGACTTCCACACGGTCAAGCCGGGCACGTTCGAGGTCGGCCCGTTCACCCTGCACACGGAGCGGGTGCGCCACCCGGTGGAGGCGTACGGCATCCGCGTGGAGCACGGTGGACGTTCCCTGACCTACTCCGGGGACACGGGAGTGAGCGAGTCTCTCGACGAACTCGCCCGTGACACCGACCTGTTCCTCTGCGAGGCCGCGTTCACGCACGGCAAGGAGAACATCCCCGACCTCCATCTCAACGGCCGCGAGGCAGGCGAAACCGCCACCCGCGCCGGCGCCCGCCGTCTCCTCCTCACCCACATCCCGCCGTGGACGGACCCCCAGATCAACCTGGCGGACGCACGCGAGGTGTACGACGGTCCGCTGGAACTGGCGGCGCCGAGGGCGTCGTACGAGATCTAG
- a CDS encoding PTS transporter subunit EIIC, with protein MSTATTSAAPAKKRGSGLFQGLQKVGRSLQLPIAVLPAAGILLRLGQPDVFGAEGLGWDKVALVFATAGDAVFANLPLLFCVGIAIGFAKKSDGSTALAALVGFLVYKNVLTAFPITDAKVQDGADLAATYNDPKVLGGIVMGLIAAVTWQRFHRTKLPDWLGFFNGRRLVPILMAFIGTAVGVFFGLVWEPVGDVITNFGEWMTGLGSFGAALFGLINRALLPVGMHQFVNTVAWQEIGTYTDSAGAVWHGDLPRFFHGDPTAGQFMTGFYPIMMFALPAAALAITHSARPERRKAVGGMMVSLALTSFVTGITEPIEFSFMFIAPVLYAIHAILTALSMAITWALGVHHGFSFSAGAIDYFLNWNLATKPWLIIPIGLVFAAIYYVTFRFAITKWNLPTPGREPQEEVEDLTKA; from the coding sequence ATGAGCACCGCCACCACATCGGCGGCCCCCGCAAAGAAGCGGGGATCCGGTCTGTTCCAGGGCCTGCAGAAGGTCGGCCGCAGCCTGCAGCTGCCGATCGCCGTGCTGCCGGCGGCGGGCATCCTGCTCCGTCTCGGCCAGCCCGACGTGTTCGGCGCCGAGGGACTCGGCTGGGACAAGGTTGCGTTGGTGTTCGCCACCGCCGGTGACGCGGTCTTCGCCAACCTGCCGCTGCTGTTCTGCGTAGGCATCGCCATCGGCTTCGCCAAGAAGTCCGACGGCTCCACCGCCCTCGCGGCGCTGGTCGGTTTCCTGGTCTACAAGAACGTACTCACCGCGTTCCCGATCACCGACGCCAAGGTCCAGGACGGCGCGGACCTCGCCGCGACGTACAACGACCCCAAGGTCCTCGGCGGCATCGTGATGGGCCTGATAGCCGCCGTCACCTGGCAGCGGTTCCACCGCACCAAGCTGCCCGACTGGCTCGGCTTCTTCAACGGCCGTCGCCTCGTCCCGATCCTGATGGCCTTCATCGGCACCGCCGTCGGCGTCTTCTTCGGCCTCGTCTGGGAGCCCGTCGGCGACGTCATCACCAACTTCGGCGAGTGGATGACCGGCCTCGGTTCCTTCGGCGCCGCCCTGTTCGGTCTGATCAACCGCGCGCTGCTCCCGGTCGGCATGCACCAGTTCGTGAACACCGTCGCCTGGCAGGAGATCGGCACCTACACGGACTCCGCCGGTGCCGTCTGGCACGGTGACCTGCCGCGCTTCTTCCACGGCGACCCGACCGCCGGTCAGTTCATGACCGGCTTCTACCCCATCATGATGTTCGCGCTCCCGGCCGCCGCCCTCGCGATCACGCACTCCGCCCGCCCCGAGCGCCGCAAGGCCGTCGGCGGCATGATGGTCTCTCTCGCGCTGACCTCGTTCGTCACCGGCATCACCGAGCCGATCGAGTTCTCGTTCATGTTCATCGCGCCGGTCCTGTACGCGATCCACGCGATCCTGACCGCCCTCTCGATGGCCATCACCTGGGCCCTGGGCGTGCACCACGGCTTCAGCTTCTCCGCCGGTGCCATCGACTACTTCCTGAACTGGAACCTCGCCACCAAGCCATGGCTGATCATCCCGATCGGCCTCGTCTTCGCGGCGATCTACTACGTGACCTTCCGCTTCGCGATCACCAAGTGGAACCTCCCCACCCCGGGCCGCGAGCCCCAGGAGGAGGTCGAGGACCTCACCAAGGCGTGA
- a CDS encoding PTS transporter subunit EIIC: protein MSASSAAVPARTRWNNLFQGLQKMGRSLQLPIAVLPAAGILNRLGQPDVFGADGLGWTNVSKVMAGAGGALLDGSLGLPMLFCVGVAIGMAKKSDGSTALAAVVGFLVYFNVMRQFPVDCPGGTVEAATGCQAADGTVGAFTYQNPGVFGGIVVGLMAAYFWQRFHRTKLVDWLGFFNGRRLVPIIMSFVAIAFAALCLWVWPPIGDGLENFSDWLVGLGAWGAGVFGIANRALLVIGLHQFLNVPIWFQFGSYTKPDGTIVHGDINMFLAGDPNAGQFTSGFFPIMMFALPAACLAMTHCAKPHRRKEVGGLMLSVALTSFVTGITEPIEYSFLFIAPLLYAVHAVLTGVSMAVTWGLGVHDGFSFSAGLIDYVINWNLATKPWAIIPIGLCFAVVYYAIFRFAITKFDLKTPGREPDDEREDVTKA, encoded by the coding sequence ATGAGTGCCAGCAGCGCCGCCGTACCCGCGCGCACCCGCTGGAACAACCTGTTCCAGGGTTTGCAGAAGATGGGCCGCAGTCTCCAACTCCCCATCGCCGTACTGCCGGCCGCTGGCATTCTCAACCGACTGGGCCAGCCGGATGTGTTCGGCGCCGACGGCCTCGGCTGGACGAACGTGTCCAAGGTGATGGCGGGTGCGGGTGGCGCGCTGCTCGACGGGTCGCTCGGGCTGCCGATGCTGTTCTGCGTGGGTGTGGCCATCGGGATGGCGAAGAAGTCGGACGGGTCGACGGCGCTGGCGGCGGTGGTGGGGTTCCTCGTCTACTTCAATGTGATGCGCCAGTTCCCGGTGGACTGCCCGGGCGGGACGGTCGAGGCCGCTACGGGGTGTCAGGCGGCGGACGGAACGGTGGGGGCGTTCACGTATCAGAATCCGGGGGTCTTCGGCGGCATCGTGGTGGGGCTGATGGCCGCGTACTTCTGGCAGCGTTTCCACCGTACGAAGCTGGTCGACTGGCTCGGCTTCTTCAACGGCCGCCGCCTCGTCCCGATCATCATGTCGTTCGTCGCGATCGCGTTCGCCGCGCTGTGTCTGTGGGTGTGGCCGCCGATCGGTGACGGTCTGGAGAACTTCAGCGACTGGCTGGTCGGGCTCGGCGCCTGGGGTGCGGGTGTGTTCGGTATCGCCAACCGCGCGCTGCTGGTGATCGGTCTGCATCAGTTCCTGAACGTGCCCATCTGGTTCCAGTTCGGCAGTTACACCAAGCCGGACGGGACGATCGTGCACGGTGACATCAACATGTTCCTGGCGGGTGACCCGAACGCGGGCCAGTTCACTTCGGGCTTCTTCCCGATCATGATGTTCGCGCTGCCGGCCGCCTGTCTGGCGATGACGCACTGCGCAAAGCCCCATCGCCGCAAGGAGGTTGGCGGTCTGATGCTCTCGGTCGCACTGACCTCGTTCGTCACGGGTATCACCGAGCCGATCGAGTACTCGTTCCTGTTCATCGCGCCGCTGCTGTACGCGGTGCACGCGGTGCTCACGGGTGTGTCGATGGCGGTGACCTGGGGGCTGGGGGTCCATGACGGCTTCAGCTTCTCGGCCGGTCTGATCGACTACGTCATCAACTGGAACCTGGCGACGAAACCCTGGGCGATCATCCCGATCGGGTTGTGTTTCGCCGTCGTGTACTACGCGATCTTCCGCTTCGCGATCACCAAGTTCGACCTGAAGACCCCGGGCCGTGAGCCGGACGACGAGCGCGAGGACGTCACGAAAGCGTAG
- a CDS encoding glucose PTS transporter subunit EIIB, which produces MATKAEKIVAGLGGIENIEEVEGCITRLRTEVIDPSKVDEAALKAAGAHGVVKMGTAIQVVIGTDADPIAADIEDMM; this is translated from the coding sequence ATGGCCACCAAGGCTGAGAAGATCGTCGCCGGGCTCGGCGGCATCGAGAACATCGAAGAGGTCGAAGGCTGCATCACCCGCCTCCGCACCGAGGTCATCGACCCGAGCAAGGTCGACGAAGCCGCCCTGAAGGCCGCCGGCGCCCACGGCGTCGTCAAGATGGGCACCGCCATCCAGGTCGTCATCGGCACCGACGCCGACCCGATCGCGGCGGACATCGAAGACATGATGTGA
- the rph gene encoding ribonuclease PH: MSRIDGRTPEQLRPITIQRGWSKHAEGSVLVSFGDTKVFCTASVTEGVPRWRKGSGEGWVTAEYSMLPRATNTRGDRESVRGKIGGRTHEISRLIGRSLRAVIDYKALGENTIVLDCDVLQADGGTRTAAITGAYVALADAITWAQGKKLVKAGRQPLTGTVSAVSVGIVGGVPLLDLCYEEDVRADTDMNVVCTGDGRFVEVQGTAEAEPFDRKELNALLDLAVAGCDELAAVQRAALEATTP; this comes from the coding sequence ATGTCTCGAATCGACGGCCGCACCCCCGAACAGCTGCGCCCCATCACCATCCAGCGTGGCTGGAGCAAGCACGCCGAGGGCTCCGTCCTCGTCTCCTTCGGCGACACCAAGGTCTTCTGCACGGCCTCCGTCACCGAAGGCGTCCCGCGCTGGCGCAAGGGCAGCGGCGAGGGCTGGGTCACCGCCGAATACTCGATGCTCCCGCGCGCCACCAACACCCGCGGCGACCGCGAATCAGTCCGCGGCAAGATCGGCGGCCGCACCCACGAGATCTCCCGCCTCATCGGCCGCTCCCTGCGCGCCGTCATCGACTACAAGGCGCTCGGCGAGAACACCATCGTCCTCGACTGCGACGTCCTCCAGGCCGACGGCGGCACCCGCACCGCGGCGATCACCGGCGCGTACGTCGCCCTCGCCGACGCCATCACCTGGGCCCAGGGCAAGAAGCTCGTCAAGGCCGGCCGCCAGCCGCTCACCGGCACCGTGTCCGCCGTCTCCGTCGGCATCGTCGGCGGAGTCCCGCTCCTCGACCTCTGCTACGAAGAGGACGTGCGGGCCGACACCGACATGAACGTCGTCTGCACCGGCGACGGCCGCTTCGTCGAGGTCCAGGGCACCGCCGAGGCAGAGCCCTTCGACCGCAAGGAACTCAACGCCCTGCTCGACCTCGCGGTCGCGGGCTGCGACGAGCTCGCGGCCGTACAGCGCGCGGCACTTGAGGCAACCACGCCTTAA
- the rdgB gene encoding RdgB/HAM1 family non-canonical purine NTP pyrophosphatase — translation MTRLILATRNAGKLTELKAILADAGLTHDLVGADAYPDIPDVKETGVTFAENALLKAHALAQATGLPAVADDSGLCVDVLGGAPGIFSARWAGRHGDDAANLNLLLAQLGDISDEHRGAHFACAAALALPDGTERVVEGQLRGSLRHAPVGTNGFGYDPILQPEGETRTCAELSAEEKNAISHRGKAFRGLVPVVRELLG, via the coding sequence ATGACCCGCCTGATCCTCGCCACCCGCAACGCCGGAAAACTCACCGAGCTGAAGGCGATCCTCGCCGACGCAGGTCTCACTCACGACCTCGTCGGCGCGGACGCCTACCCCGACATCCCCGACGTCAAGGAAACCGGCGTCACCTTCGCCGAGAACGCCCTGTTGAAGGCCCACGCCCTGGCTCAGGCCACGGGCCTCCCGGCCGTCGCCGACGACTCCGGCCTCTGTGTCGACGTCCTGGGCGGCGCCCCCGGCATCTTCTCCGCCCGCTGGGCGGGCCGCCACGGCGACGACGCCGCCAACCTGAACCTCCTCCTGGCCCAGCTCGGCGACATCTCCGACGAGCACCGCGGCGCCCACTTCGCCTGCGCGGCGGCCCTCGCCCTGCCGGACGGCACGGAGCGGGTGGTCGAGGGCCAGCTGCGGGGTTCACTCCGGCACGCGCCCGTCGGCACGAACGGGTTCGGGTACGACCCGATCCTCCAGCCGGAGGGGGAGACACGGACCTGCGCGGAGCTGTCGGCCGAGGAGAAGAACGCGATCAGCCATCGGGGGAAGGCGTTCAGGGGGTTGGTGCCGGTGGTCCGGGAGTTGCTGGGCTGA
- the sugE gene encoding quaternary ammonium compound efflux SMR transporter SugE has product MAWVLLLVAGLLEVGWSIGMKYTDGFTRLVPSVLTGAGIVASMLLLSYAAKSLPIGTAYGVWVGIGAAGAAVLGMVVLGEPATAARIFFVCLLLVAVVGLKVTSGH; this is encoded by the coding sequence ATGGCCTGGGTTCTGCTGCTCGTCGCCGGTCTGCTCGAAGTCGGCTGGTCGATCGGGATGAAGTACACGGACGGTTTCACGCGGCTGGTGCCGAGCGTCCTCACCGGCGCGGGCATCGTCGCGAGCATGCTGCTGCTGTCGTACGCCGCGAAGTCCCTGCCCATCGGAACCGCCTACGGCGTGTGGGTCGGGATCGGTGCGGCCGGGGCGGCGGTGCTGGGCATGGTCGTACTCGGTGAGCCGGCTACCGCCGCCCGGATCTTCTTCGTGTGCCTGCTGCTGGTGGCCGTGGTGGGGCTGAAGGTGACGTCGGGGCACTGA
- a CDS encoding SAM-dependent methyltransferase yields the protein MTDESANSEKPEISDQEALSKIDTTVPQSARIWNYWLGGKDNYEVDRIAGDAFREIFPGIETGARAARYFLARAVRHLAAEEGIRQFLDIGTGLPNVDNTHQIAQRVAPDSRIVYVDNDPLVLAHARALLVSTPEGVTNYVDADLRDPDTIVREAAKTLDFDQPVALMLMGILGHIEDHDEARAIVRQLVDALPSGSYLVQYDSTDTSDDYVNAIQQYNEGGSIPYILRSPEQIARYFDGLELLEPGVASCSRWRPDTEALGLPAEVHQYGGVALKR from the coding sequence ATGACTGACGAATCAGCGAACTCCGAGAAGCCCGAGATCTCCGACCAGGAGGCGCTCTCCAAGATCGACACCACGGTGCCGCAGTCGGCCCGGATCTGGAACTACTGGCTGGGAGGGAAGGACAACTACGAGGTCGACCGCATCGCCGGTGACGCGTTCCGCGAGATCTTCCCGGGCATCGAGACCGGCGCCCGCGCCGCCCGTTACTTCCTCGCCCGCGCCGTCCGTCATCTGGCCGCCGAGGAGGGGATCCGCCAGTTCCTCGACATAGGCACCGGACTGCCCAACGTGGACAACACCCACCAGATCGCCCAGCGGGTGGCCCCCGATTCCCGGATCGTCTACGTCGACAACGACCCCCTGGTGCTGGCACACGCCCGTGCGCTGCTCGTCAGTACCCCTGAAGGCGTCACCAACTACGTCGACGCCGATCTGCGCGACCCGGACACGATCGTGCGGGAAGCCGCGAAGACGCTGGACTTCGACCAGCCCGTCGCGCTCATGCTGATGGGCATCCTGGGCCACATCGAGGACCATGACGAGGCCCGCGCGATCGTGCGGCAGCTGGTGGACGCGCTGCCCTCGGGCAGCTACCTCGTGCAGTACGACAGCACCGACACCAGCGACGACTACGTGAACGCCATCCAGCAGTACAACGAGGGCGGCTCGATCCCGTACATCCTCCGCAGCCCCGAGCAGATCGCGCGCTACTTCGACGGTCTGGAGCTGCTCGAACCGGGCGTGGCTTCGTGCTCGCGTTGGCGCCCCGACACCGAGGCCCTGGGGCTCCCCGCGGAGGTGCATCAGTACGGCGGTGTGGCCCTCAAGCGCTGA
- a CDS encoding helix-turn-helix domain-containing protein — MDAEEAVRTPTVSRVLDDRSAGPAVPRMVLGARLRRLREHQNISREVAGEAIRASQSKISRLEWGRHGFKMRDVADLLTLYGVTDEAERATLLALAEQSNTSGWWQPYNDVVPAWMQAYLGAEQAASVIRCFEPQAVPDLLQTPDYARAAIRLTHPGADLEETDRRVTLRMKRRQTLHRQRGPQLWAVIDEAALRRPVGGAGTMRAQLRHLLEICQLPHVTVQIMSFLAGGHAAARGPVTIVRLPGGQLPDMVYLEQLASALYPDKPAEIEYYWDVMNRLVVAAESPDATRTILQRILRET; from the coding sequence ATGGACGCCGAAGAAGCCGTGCGTACACCCACCGTCAGCCGCGTCCTGGACGACCGGTCGGCGGGGCCGGCAGTGCCGCGCATGGTGCTGGGGGCACGGCTTCGCCGGCTGCGGGAGCATCAGAACATCTCCCGTGAGGTCGCGGGCGAGGCCATCCGCGCCTCCCAGTCGAAGATCAGCCGACTGGAGTGGGGCCGCCACGGCTTCAAAATGCGCGACGTGGCCGACCTGCTCACTCTCTACGGAGTCACGGACGAGGCCGAGCGCGCCACCCTGCTGGCCCTGGCCGAGCAGTCCAACACCTCCGGCTGGTGGCAGCCGTACAACGACGTGGTGCCCGCCTGGATGCAGGCCTACCTCGGGGCCGAACAGGCGGCGAGTGTCATCCGCTGCTTCGAGCCCCAGGCCGTTCCGGACCTCCTGCAGACCCCCGACTACGCCCGCGCCGCCATCCGGCTCACCCACCCGGGCGCCGACCTGGAGGAGACCGACCGGCGGGTCACCTTACGGATGAAGCGCCGGCAGACCCTGCACCGGCAGCGAGGGCCCCAGCTGTGGGCCGTGATCGACGAGGCGGCACTCCGTCGCCCGGTGGGCGGCGCCGGCACGATGCGCGCCCAGCTCCGGCATCTCCTGGAGATCTGCCAACTCCCGCACGTCACCGTCCAGATCATGTCGTTCCTCGCCGGCGGCCACGCCGCGGCCCGCGGTCCGGTGACCATCGTCCGCCTGCCCGGCGGCCAGCTGCCCGACATGGTCTACCTCGAACAGCTCGCGAGCGCCCTCTATCCCGACAAGCCGGCCGAGATCGAGTACTACTGGGATGTCATGAACCGCCTGGTCGTCGCGGCCGAGTCACCGGACGCGACTCGAACGATCCTCCAGCGCATCCTCCGGGAAACCTGA
- a CDS encoding co-chaperone GroES — protein sequence MLHDRVLVRQDAAEGERRSGGGILIPATAAVGRRLAWADVVAVGQNVRTVEPGDRVLYDPEDRAEVEVRGTAYVLMRERDLHAVAADRFEGSEDSTGLYL from the coding sequence ATGCTGCACGATCGCGTGCTGGTGCGGCAGGACGCCGCCGAGGGCGAGCGGCGTTCCGGCGGCGGCATCCTGATCCCCGCGACAGCGGCCGTCGGCCGCCGCCTCGCCTGGGCCGACGTCGTGGCGGTCGGACAGAACGTACGGACTGTGGAACCTGGCGACCGCGTCCTCTACGACCCCGAGGACCGCGCCGAGGTCGAGGTGCGCGGGACCGCGTACGTGCTGATGCGCGAGCGGGATCTGCACGCCGTGGCCGCGGACCGTTTCGAGGGATCAGAGGACTCGACCGGCCTGTACCTGTAG
- a CDS encoding DUF3618 domain-containing protein, whose product MPDTSDTSDTRTPAQIEADIKRRRETLAETLDEIGVRVHPKTIVGDAKAKVASNIDHTLGRAYVGVNRVVSDVKGQFVTEEGAPRLERVVPVALVVAGIVGLLVVGSRRRKR is encoded by the coding sequence GTGCCGGACACGTCGGACACGTCGGATACCAGGACTCCGGCGCAGATCGAGGCGGACATCAAGCGCCGCCGCGAAACCCTCGCCGAGACGCTCGACGAGATCGGTGTGCGCGTGCACCCGAAGACGATCGTCGGGGACGCCAAGGCCAAGGTCGCCTCCAACATCGATCACACGCTCGGGCGCGCGTACGTCGGCGTCAACCGGGTCGTCAGCGATGTGAAGGGGCAGTTCGTCACCGAGGAGGGCGCACCGCGGCTCGAGCGCGTCGTGCCGGTGGCCCTGGTCGTGGCCGGAATCGTCGGGCTGCTCGTCGTCGGCTCGCGTCGGCGCAAGCGCTGA